Proteins encoded together in one Terriglobus saanensis SP1PR4 window:
- a CDS encoding sensor histidine kinase codes for MRYLALRAPDKKATVSSLEESLPRAHGQRSIRARDWQVFLAVSIVLTLLMASECRSITAPASLRYGAIFSWWWGLVALGLWRLRLWAPSALRFTPTTVFLHLLAAVALGLLHLLVIGIVHSLIPGWPVHGNVQHLWLLYFDLNRFGIELLVYGFALGVTGLLFSQSQRQRDAIQTLTLERQLSRAQLKALQMQMEPHFLFNTLNALASLVAQGRNPEATKTLSHLDTILRTTLQRRTPEKVPFLEELRTIESYLAIQQVRFADRLRVEFDTTPEALEGLVPCFLLQPIIENAIQHGIAPMEAGGLIETRVERVGDSLCIRVRDNGSGSTTLLTAGHGIGLQNTRERLAFFYPHTHDFAAAPLVSGGYEVTIEIPYERIVV; via the coding sequence ATGCGGTATTTAGCTTTGAGAGCCCCGGATAAAAAGGCTACAGTCTCTTCGCTGGAAGAGTCGTTGCCCAGGGCACACGGGCAGCGATCGATCAGGGCCCGGGATTGGCAGGTCTTCCTCGCCGTCAGTATCGTACTTACTCTTCTTATGGCGAGCGAGTGCAGATCCATCACCGCACCTGCGTCTCTTCGGTACGGTGCGATCTTTTCGTGGTGGTGGGGCCTCGTTGCGCTCGGCCTATGGCGACTTAGACTATGGGCGCCTTCGGCTTTACGTTTCACTCCAACGACAGTGTTCCTTCACTTATTGGCTGCTGTCGCTCTTGGTCTCCTGCATCTTCTTGTCATTGGAATCGTCCACTCTCTGATTCCAGGATGGCCTGTTCATGGAAACGTCCAACATCTCTGGCTGCTGTACTTCGATCTCAATCGTTTTGGAATTGAGCTTCTGGTTTATGGCTTTGCTTTGGGTGTTACCGGACTATTGTTTTCACAGTCTCAGAGACAGCGGGATGCAATCCAGACACTCACTCTTGAGAGACAGTTATCGCGGGCCCAGCTAAAAGCCCTGCAAATGCAGATGGAGCCCCACTTTCTGTTTAATACGTTGAACGCCCTTGCAAGTCTGGTAGCACAAGGAAGAAATCCAGAGGCGACAAAGACACTCTCGCATCTTGACACGATTTTGCGCACAACTCTCCAGCGTCGCACACCGGAGAAAGTTCCTTTCCTGGAAGAACTCAGAACCATCGAGAGCTATCTGGCGATTCAACAGGTTCGGTTTGCCGATCGTCTACGGGTGGAGTTTGATACGACCCCGGAAGCTCTGGAAGGTCTTGTACCGTGTTTCCTGCTCCAGCCGATCATTGAAAACGCAATCCAGCATGGAATTGCTCCGATGGAGGCAGGCGGTCTGATCGAGACTCGCGTGGAGCGCGTGGGAGACAGCCTCTGCATACGAGTGAGAGATAACGGTTCCGGCTCAACCACTCTGCTTACAGCGGGGCATGGAATCGGTCTGCAGAATACACGAGAGCGCCTTGCCTTCTTCTATCCTCATACGCACGACTTCGCGGCGGCTCCACTTGTAAGTGGCGGATATGAAGTCACGATTGAAATACCGTACGAGCGTATCGTTGTATGA
- a CDS encoding LytR/AlgR family response regulator transcription factor: MTLRAVLVDDELLARQLLRLLLSHHTHIQIVAECKNGREAIEYLQSAPVDLLFLDVQMPGITGFDVVEQVGLQHLPPTIFVTAYQEHAVRAFDMNAIDYLTKPVQAERLQIAIGKVQEKITAKTALLTQLQLVEVLNELRNVSGKVKTYPSRLLVKDGVKEILLPVEAIEWIEAAEYYSCLHSKGRRFMLRETITDLANRLDPEQFVRIHRSSIVNLNLIREIYREGQEDGCVVLVDGRKLKMSKAGRQRLTETGKAST; this comes from the coding sequence ATGACTTTACGGGCTGTGCTCGTCGACGATGAGTTGCTTGCGCGGCAGCTTCTCCGGCTGCTGCTCAGTCACCACACCCATATCCAGATCGTCGCAGAATGCAAGAATGGCCGAGAGGCCATTGAGTATCTGCAGTCAGCGCCGGTGGACCTGCTGTTTCTCGACGTGCAGATGCCGGGGATCACTGGTTTCGATGTAGTGGAGCAAGTGGGACTGCAACATCTTCCTCCCACCATCTTTGTCACGGCTTATCAAGAGCACGCCGTGCGGGCATTTGATATGAACGCAATCGATTACCTGACGAAGCCCGTGCAAGCAGAGCGACTTCAAATTGCGATTGGAAAGGTCCAGGAGAAGATCACCGCCAAAACTGCTCTGCTGACTCAGCTACAACTCGTAGAGGTGCTGAACGAGTTACGGAATGTGAGCGGGAAAGTCAAAACTTATCCCTCTCGCCTTTTAGTCAAAGATGGCGTCAAAGAGATTCTTCTTCCGGTGGAAGCCATCGAGTGGATTGAAGCGGCGGAGTACTACTCCTGCCTTCATTCAAAGGGACGCAGGTTCATGTTGCGCGAAACGATTACTGATCTCGCCAACAGATTGGATCCCGAACAGTTCGTTCGCATCCACCGATCCTCGATCGTCAATCTCAACCTGATACGAGAGATTTATCGTGAAGGACAGGAAGATGGCTGCGTCGTGCTGGTCGATGGTCGAAAGCTCAAAATGAGCAAGGCAGGTCGACAGAGGTTAACTGAGACTGGAAAGGCTTCGACCTAG
- a CDS encoding GAF domain-containing protein: MDRSEILTEIREKAASASSLTVLQEQIVGVLANNLPHYSWTGFYMLDPEDPDTLVVGSYIGDPTPHVRIPVSQGICGAAVATGKTVVVDDVGSDPRYLSCSIETKSEIVVPIYASGRIIGEIDIDSHDPAAFTSADRDLLEEVGKIVGSFIENSLTDTDLRKS; this comes from the coding sequence ATGGATCGATCGGAAATCCTTACAGAGATCCGCGAGAAGGCCGCCAGCGCTTCCTCGCTGACTGTCCTGCAAGAGCAAATCGTTGGAGTGCTGGCAAATAATCTTCCGCACTACTCCTGGACCGGGTTTTACATGCTCGACCCTGAGGATCCGGACACCTTGGTCGTGGGTTCTTATATCGGCGATCCGACGCCCCACGTTCGTATTCCGGTATCCCAAGGCATCTGCGGGGCTGCAGTTGCGACCGGCAAGACGGTGGTCGTCGACGATGTTGGCTCCGATCCGCGCTATCTTTCCTGTTCCATCGAGACCAAGTCTGAAATCGTGGTTCCCATTTATGCTTCCGGAAGGATTATCGGAGAAATCGACATAGATAGTCATGATCCTGCAGCATTCACGAGCGCTGACCGCGATCTTCTGGAAGAGGTAGGCAAAATCGTCGGCAGCTTTATAGAAAATTCTTTAACGGATACGGATTTGAGGAAGTCTTAG
- a CDS encoding c-type cytochrome domain-containing protein gives MRSIIPTILFTVPLSLALKTSTVQAREDNTKAAFFTTRVKPILDANCARCHGGTNHRGGLNMDTRESLLKGGRDGASVAPGDPTSSLLIKLIRHEGPKDDPKNMPPKGEKLSDADIKIVEDWVKAGAAMPVAPVK, from the coding sequence ATGAGATCCATTATCCCGACCATCCTCTTCACCGTCCCGCTCTCGCTCGCCCTTAAAACCAGCACCGTTCAAGCACGCGAGGACAATACAAAGGCAGCCTTCTTCACCACTCGGGTCAAACCCATCCTCGACGCAAACTGCGCCCGCTGCCATGGTGGAACGAACCATCGGGGCGGTCTCAACATGGATACACGCGAATCTCTTTTGAAAGGCGGACGCGACGGCGCATCCGTTGCGCCAGGCGATCCCACAAGCTCTCTCCTCATCAAGCTCATCCGGCACGAAGGGCCCAAAGACGATCCCAAGAACATGCCCCCTAAGGGCGAAAAACTCTCGGATGCCGACATCAAGATCGTCGAAGACTGGGTCAAAGCGGGGGCCGCAATGCCCGTTGCACCAGTCAAATAG
- a CDS encoding MBL fold metallo-hydrolase encodes MRISAYTLLACVLLPAVTQAQFAQPDGGTVRPGVLPLTWSTGGPKCMEMPEWQVHEYNPDLFILRQSGCTDYEKPFVYLFFGNARALLYDTGSRKGNLAPTLQHVVHQWLLRNQRKTIPLFVVHSHSHGDHVAGDANIQALHDPMMPVTFVAAAVEPTKALYGIKNWPEAIGTIDLGGRVLDAVPIPGHDVVSVALYDRQTAILLTGDSVYPGRIYIRDFDAFVRSTTRLVNFTKDKPVAHILGCHIEETRTPFLDYPVGTIYQPDEHELSLSRGTLLEMQAALDSLHGTPKRIAYRDFSLWPVGASFRLTDKTQSVFDKVQKYQLEHMWDQTKP; translated from the coding sequence TTGAGAATTTCTGCATACACACTTCTAGCCTGCGTTCTTCTTCCAGCCGTTACGCAAGCTCAGTTCGCTCAGCCCGATGGAGGCACTGTTCGTCCTGGCGTTCTTCCTCTCACCTGGTCTACGGGCGGGCCGAAGTGCATGGAGATGCCCGAGTGGCAGGTGCATGAGTACAACCCTGATCTCTTCATCCTTCGCCAAAGCGGATGCACTGACTACGAAAAACCCTTCGTCTATCTTTTCTTCGGTAACGCTCGTGCCCTTCTGTATGACACAGGATCACGCAAAGGTAACCTTGCTCCCACCTTGCAACACGTTGTGCATCAGTGGCTGCTACGAAATCAACGCAAAACAATACCACTCTTCGTGGTCCACTCTCACTCGCATGGAGATCACGTAGCCGGCGACGCCAACATACAGGCCCTTCATGATCCCATGATGCCCGTCACTTTCGTCGCTGCCGCCGTAGAACCGACCAAGGCTCTTTACGGCATCAAGAACTGGCCGGAAGCCATCGGCACCATTGACCTTGGAGGCCGTGTCCTCGATGCTGTCCCCATCCCTGGTCACGATGTCGTGAGCGTCGCACTCTATGACAGGCAGACCGCCATTCTCCTCACCGGAGACAGCGTCTATCCGGGTCGTATCTACATTCGCGACTTCGACGCCTTCGTGCGCAGCACAACACGTCTCGTCAACTTCACAAAGGACAAGCCCGTCGCTCACATTCTGGGCTGCCATATCGAGGAGACGCGCACCCCGTTCCTCGATTACCCCGTCGGGACCATCTATCAGCCTGATGAGCACGAGCTCTCCCTCTCGCGCGGAACTCTCCTTGAGATGCAGGCTGCTTTGGATTCGCTTCACGGTACTCCGAAGCGTATCGCCTACCGCGACTTCTCACTCTGGCCTGTGGGAGCTTCCTTCCGCCTCACAGACAAGACACAATCCGTCTTCGACAAGGTTCAGAAGTATCAACTCGAACACATGTGGGACCAGACAAAACCCTGA